In Leptodactylus fuscus isolate aLepFus1 chromosome 2, aLepFus1.hap2, whole genome shotgun sequence, one genomic interval encodes:
- the HSF5 gene encoding heat shock factor protein 5, translating to MDPDDSLMSTPINPNNFPAKMWRLVNNPFYQSICWDSTGAGVIIDQQLFESELLCPSKGMSEATDLFKTSNFTSFIRQLNLYGFRKLIVGSGSNAGPSHSGEDVGAGESGIHHFYNDNFRKGRPDLLVKLKRMTSTNKAKLAAGLEVNSRPPNRFQRSSYSSLAGHSKGNCQDLTTVEQLHRTCRRENFTPYPYVNPPSHNRIAFPGKELDSASTPPRTWSNSFGLHQRQLASHSSFPDTGMFYPVLHRYPTDITYTMQSTATSVHVQQGHPAMPGPMQRYTSYMPHTAQYPHPYYPSAILPYCPTPAHLHHLNGSSSVSSYQQCSYFQSPPMHPSFPMEFFNTNWMSSDSNEFRKDEMNLESAFPFADEIQSTQEDIVRLDTVESLAKPEASPLMLHENATVGMSPGYDATYCTQTNQLESLLPVSSDITNEAILAAQSVSCQSPLTLAYSCPVSSDDTKVYMNTSSNADQTLCDEEVDVLVSDVTSPNLNLLVEGACKRKNSSKKEE from the exons ATGGATCCAGATGATTCTTTAATGTCTACTCCAATCAATCCCAATAATTTTCCTGCAAAGATGTGGCGTCTTGTGAATAACCCCTTCTACCAGTCCATCTGCTGGGACTCCACCGGAGCTGGTGTTATCATTGACCAACAGCTATTTGAGTCTGAGCTGTTGTGCCCATCCAAGGGTATGAGCGAGGCCACTGACTTGTTTAAGACCTCGAACTTCACCAGTTTCATCCGCCAGCTCAATCTCTATGGTTTTAGGAAACTAATTGTAGGATCTGGCAGTAATGCTGGTCCCAGTCATTCTGGTGAGGATGTGGGTGCTGGAGAAAGTGGCATCCATCATTTCTACAATGACAATTTTCGTAAAGGGCGACCAGATCTGCTTGTCAAGTTAAAGAGAATGACAAGCACTAACAAAGCCAAGCTGGCTGCAGGCCTCGAAGTCAATTCCCGGCCACCAAACCGCTTCCAAAGATCGTCTTATAGCTCCTTGGCAGGGCACAGTAAAGGCAATTGCCAGG ATCTGACAACTGTTGAACAGCTTCACAGAACCTGCAGACGTGAAAACTTTACTCCGTATCCCTATGTCAACCCTCCATCCCACAACCGTATTGCTTTTCCTGGAAAAGAATTAGATTCCGCTTCCACCCCTCCAAGGACATGGTCAAATTCATTTGGCCTTCACCAGAGACAGTTAGCCTCTCATTCATCATTTCCAGATACAGGGATGTTTTATCCTGTCCTGCACCGCTATCCTACAGACATCACTTACACCATGCAATCTACTGCCACTTCTGTCCATGTGCAGCAAGGTCACCCGGCCATGCCAGGACCAATGCAGAGATATACTAGCTATATGCCACATACTGCACAGTATCCTCATCCATATTATCCTTCAG CTATTCTTCCATACTGCCCAACTCCAGCTCATCTGCATCATCTCAATGGCTCCAGTTCTGTCTCCTCATATCAACAGTGCAGCTATTTCCAG AGTCCTCCAATGCATCCTTCATTCCCCATGGAGTTCTTTAATACAAATTGGATGTCAAGTGATTCAAATGAGTTCAGAAAGGACGAGATGAATCTGGAGTCTGCTTTCCCGTTTGCGGATGAAATACAATCTACTCAAGAAGATATTGTGAGACTGGATACAGTAGAAAGTCTTGCAAAACCAGAAGCATCACCTTTAATGCTCCATGAAAATGCTACAGTGGGAATGAGCCCAGGATATGATGCGACTTATTGTACTCAGACAAACCAATTGGAATCTTTACTTCCTGTATCTTCTGATATCACCAATGAAGCTATATTAGCCGCCCAGTCTGTTAGTTGTCAAAGTCCATTGACTTTAGCGTATTCCTGTCCTGTCAGTAGTGATGACACAAAA gtttacatGAATACATCTTCAAATGCAGATCAAACCTTGTGTGATGAGGAAGTGGACGTGCTTGTTTCTGATGTTACTTCTCCCA ATCTTAATCTCTTGGTGGAAGGAGCCTGCAAGCGTAAGAACTCTTCAAAGAAAGaagaataa